In Osmerus mordax isolate fOsmMor3 chromosome 23, fOsmMor3.pri, whole genome shotgun sequence, one DNA window encodes the following:
- the sf3b2 gene encoding splicing factor 3B subunit 2 isoform X1, which translates to MASDGPPGTESMPSDLGSSVAALNSWSHPELQAKLAELGAPNMGPREELIDRLKGYMMQTGILLSKPNLAGEDKPSMTTMPGIPPMPPMPMPPMPPGMGMLQAMSMMAGGAPPGMRMGMDPPGMNQEEQLKMAQQRAAMMMQHEERNQGDARAMEEHMQELELLEQQKRAAVLLEHERQQQEMVKMQQGAPGPRSSDPVSRPPLMPPGMPPLSSMRGVNPSGPPPPGVSMMQSQRQRVPPPPGEDAREVWQGEEVGIGPKIPQALEKILQLKEIRQEQLSTGPTEEEEEEESREMEMSSLSAAGAMSDEDEDDSQLSKKDKNRKRRNRKKKNKKKREQEKREQAEEKKGEGDKDQDKLPEVEIEYITEEPEIFDPNFIFFKRIFEAFKLTDDVKKEKEKEPEKAEKPEMSMLRKKGFEEEKKDSDDSDDEIRPDVPKLSKKKLRRMNRLTVAELKQLVARPDVVEMHDVTAQEPKLLVHLKATRNTVPVPRHWCFKRKYLQGKRGIEKPPFELPEFIKRTGIQEMREALQEKEDAKTMKTKMREKVRPKMGKIDIDYQKLHDAFFKWQMKPKLTIHGDLYYEGKEFETRLKEKKPGDLSDELRIALGMPVGPNSHKVPPPWLIAMQRYGPPPSYPNLKIPGLNSPIPDSCSFGYHAGGWGKPPVDETGKPLYGDVFGTNAGEFQAKADEEEVDHTPWGELEPSDEESSEEEEEEESDEEKPDETGFFTPADSGLITPGGFTSIPAGMETPELIELRKKKIEEAMDGNETPQLFTVLPERRTGSVGGAMMASTHIYDVSGAVAGRKAGGGQESQGVEVALAPEELELDPLAMTQKYEEHVREQQAQVEKEDFSDMVAEHAAKQKQKKRKAQPQDTRGGAKKYKEFKF; encoded by the exons ATGGCTTCCGACGGACCGCCGGGGACCGAATCAATGCCGTCAGATTTAGGCAGCTCTGTTGCGGCCTTGAATTCCTGGAGCCATCCAGAACTTCAAGCCAAACTCGCGGAGTTAGGCGCACCAAACATGG gcCCGCGAGAGGAGTTAATAGACAGGCTGAAAGGATACATGATGCAG ACTGGAATCCTTCTTAGCAAACCCAATCTGGCGGGGGAGGACAAGCCTTCCATGACCACG atgCCCGGGATCCCTCCTATGCCCCCGATGCCCATGCCGCCCATGCCCCCAGGAATGGGCATGCTGCAGGCCATGAGCATGATGGCGGGCGGGGCCCCCCCGGGCATGCGCATGGGCATGGATCCGCCCGGCATGAACCAGGAGGAGCAGCTGAAGATGGCTCAACAGAGGGCAGCCATGATGATGCAGCACGAGGAGAGGAACCag ggggaCGCCCGGGCCATGGAGGAGCACATGCAGGAGCTGGAGCTTCTGGAGCAGCAGAAGAGG gcagcAGTGTTGTTGGAGCACGAGCGTCAGCAGCAGGAGATGGTGAAGATGCAGCAGGGGGCCCCCGGCCCCCGCTCGTCCGACCCCGTCTCCCGGCCCCCCCTCATGCCCCCCGGCATGCCCCCCCTCAGCTCCATGAGAG gtgtGAACCCCagtggccccccccctcctggtgtATCCATGATGCAGAGCCAGAGACAGAGGGTGCCCCCGCCCCCCGGGGAGGACGCCAGAGAG gtgtggcagggggaggaggtgggcatCGGGCCCAAGATCCCCCAGGCCCTGGAGAAGATCCTGCAGCTGAAGGAGATCAGGCAGGAGCAGCTCAGCACCGGCCCCACTG aagaagaggaagaggaggagagcagggagatggagatgagcaGCCTGTCTGCGGCCGGCGCCATGTCtgacgaggacgaggacgacaGCCAGCTGTCCAAGAAAGAC aaAAACCGCAAGCGCAGGAACCGcaagaagaagaacaagaagaagagggagcaggagaagagggagcaggcggaggagaagaagggcgAGGGGGACAAGGACCAGGACAAGCTGCCCGAGGTGGAGATCGAGTACATCACCGAGGAGCCCGAGATCTTCGACCCCAACTTCATCTTCTTCAAGAGGATCTTCGAGGCCTTCAAG CTGACAGACGATgtcaagaaggagaaggagaaagagccgGAAAAGGCAGAGAAGCCCGAGATGTCCATGCTGAGGAAGAAGGGCttcgaggaggagaagaaggacagcgatgacagtgatgat gagaTCCGTCCCGATGTGCCCAAGCTGTCGAAGAAGAAGCTGAGGCGGATGAACAGGCTGACGGTGGCTGAACTCAAACAG TTGGTGGCGCGCCCCGACGTGGTGGAGATGCACGACGTGACGGCCCAGGAGCCCAAGCTGCTGGTGCATCTGAAGGCCACGCGCAACACGGTGCCCGTGCCCCGCCACTGGTGCTTTAAGAGGAAGTACCTGCAGGGCAAGAGGGGTATCGAGAAGCCCCCCTTCGAGCTGCCCGAGTTCATCAAGAGGACCGGCATCCAGGAGATGAGGGAGGCCCTGcaggagaag GAGGATGCTAAAACCATGAAGACCAAGATGAGGGAGAAGGTTCGCCCCAAGATGGGCAAGATCGACATCGACTACCAGAAGCTCCACGACGCCTTCTTCAAGTGGCAGATGAAGCCCAAGCTCACCATCCACGGAGACCTGTACTACGAG gggaAGGAGTTCGAGACGCGTCTGAAGGAGAAGAAGCCTGGCGACCTCTCAGACGAGCTGCGCATCGCCCTGGGCATGCCTGTCGGACCT aACTCCCACAAGGTGCCTCCTCCCTGGCTGATAGCCATGCAGAGATACGGGCCCCCTCCATCCTACCCTAACCTCAAGATCCCTGGACTCAACTCTCCCATCCCAGAT aGCTGTTCGTTTGGCTACCATGCCGGGGGCTGGGGCAAGCCTCCGGTGGACGAGACAGGCAAGCCCCTTTACGGCGACGTGTTCGGAACCAACGCTGGAGAGTTCCAG GCGAAGGcggacgaggaggaggtggaccacACGCCCTGGGGCGAGCTGGAGCCCTCGGACGAGGAGTcgtcggaagaggaggaggaggaggagagcgacgaGGAGAAGCCCGACGAGACGGGCTTCTTCACTCCGGCTGACAG CGGCCTGATCACTCCCGGAGGGTTCACGTCGATCCCTGCCGGCATGGAGACCCCCGAGCTGATCGagctgaggaagaagaagatcgAGGAGGCCATGGACGG gaacgaGACTCCTCAGTTGTTCACCGTGCTGCCAGAGAGGAGAACGGGGTCTGTGGGAGGCGCCATGATGGCCTCGACACACATCTACGACGTCTCAGGG GCGGTGGCGGGCCGCAAGGCGGGGGGTGGGCAGGAGTCCCAGGGCGTGGAGGTGGCCCTGGCCCcggaggagctggagctggacccCCTGGCCATGACCCAGAAGTACGAGGAGCACGTCCGCGAGCAGCAGGcccaggtggagaaggaggacttCAGCGACATGGTGGCCGAGCACGCCGCCAAGCAAAAG CAAAAGAAGAGGAAGGCCCAGCCGCAGGACACACGAGGAGGAGCCAAGAAATACAAAGAGTTCAAGTTTTAG
- the sf3b2 gene encoding splicing factor 3B subunit 2 isoform X2, translating into MASDGPPGTESMPSDLGSSVAALNSWSHPELQAKLAELGAPNMGPREELIDRLKGYMMQTGILLSKPNLAGEDKPSMTTMPGIPPMPPMPMPPMPPGMGMLQAMSMMAGGAPPGMRMGMDPPGMNQEEQLKMAQQRAAMMMQHEERNQGDARAMEEHMQELELLEQQKRAAVLLEHERQQQEMVKMQQGAPGPRSSDPVSRPPLMPPGMPPLSSMRGVNPSGPPPPGVSMMQSQRQRVPPPPGEDAREVWQGEEVGIGPKIPQALEKILQLKEIRQEQLSTGPTEEEEEESREMEMSSLSAAGAMSDEDEDDSQLSKKDKNRKRRNRKKKNKKKREQEKREQAEEKKGEGDKDQDKLPEVEIEYITEEPEIFDPNFIFFKRIFEAFKLTDDVKKEKEKEPEKAEKPEMSMLRKKGFEEEKKDSDDSDDEIRPDVPKLSKKKLRRMNRLTVAELKQLVARPDVVEMHDVTAQEPKLLVHLKATRNTVPVPRHWCFKRKYLQGKRGIEKPPFELPEFIKRTGIQEMREALQEKEDAKTMKTKMREKVRPKMGKIDIDYQKLHDAFFKWQMKPKLTIHGDLYYEGKEFETRLKEKKPGDLSDELRIALGMPVGPNSHKVPPPWLIAMQRYGPPPSYPNLKIPGLNSPIPDSCSFGYHAGGWGKPPVDETGKPLYGDVFGTNAGEFQAKADEEEVDHTPWGELEPSDEESSEEEEEEESDEEKPDETGFFTPADSGLITPGGFTSIPAGMETPELIELRKKKIEEAMDGNETPQLFTVLPERRTGSVGGAMMASTHIYDVSGAVAGRKAGGGQESQGVEVALAPEELELDPLAMTQKYEEHVREQQAQVEKEDFSDMVAEHAAKQKQKKRKAQPQDTRGGAKKYKEFKF; encoded by the exons ATGGCTTCCGACGGACCGCCGGGGACCGAATCAATGCCGTCAGATTTAGGCAGCTCTGTTGCGGCCTTGAATTCCTGGAGCCATCCAGAACTTCAAGCCAAACTCGCGGAGTTAGGCGCACCAAACATGG gcCCGCGAGAGGAGTTAATAGACAGGCTGAAAGGATACATGATGCAG ACTGGAATCCTTCTTAGCAAACCCAATCTGGCGGGGGAGGACAAGCCTTCCATGACCACG atgCCCGGGATCCCTCCTATGCCCCCGATGCCCATGCCGCCCATGCCCCCAGGAATGGGCATGCTGCAGGCCATGAGCATGATGGCGGGCGGGGCCCCCCCGGGCATGCGCATGGGCATGGATCCGCCCGGCATGAACCAGGAGGAGCAGCTGAAGATGGCTCAACAGAGGGCAGCCATGATGATGCAGCACGAGGAGAGGAACCag ggggaCGCCCGGGCCATGGAGGAGCACATGCAGGAGCTGGAGCTTCTGGAGCAGCAGAAGAGG gcagcAGTGTTGTTGGAGCACGAGCGTCAGCAGCAGGAGATGGTGAAGATGCAGCAGGGGGCCCCCGGCCCCCGCTCGTCCGACCCCGTCTCCCGGCCCCCCCTCATGCCCCCCGGCATGCCCCCCCTCAGCTCCATGAGAG gtgtGAACCCCagtggccccccccctcctggtgtATCCATGATGCAGAGCCAGAGACAGAGGGTGCCCCCGCCCCCCGGGGAGGACGCCAGAGAG gtgtggcagggggaggaggtgggcatCGGGCCCAAGATCCCCCAGGCCCTGGAGAAGATCCTGCAGCTGAAGGAGATCAGGCAGGAGCAGCTCAGCACCGGCCCCACTG aagaggaagaggaggagagcagggagatggagatgagcaGCCTGTCTGCGGCCGGCGCCATGTCtgacgaggacgaggacgacaGCCAGCTGTCCAAGAAAGAC aaAAACCGCAAGCGCAGGAACCGcaagaagaagaacaagaagaagagggagcaggagaagagggagcaggcggaggagaagaagggcgAGGGGGACAAGGACCAGGACAAGCTGCCCGAGGTGGAGATCGAGTACATCACCGAGGAGCCCGAGATCTTCGACCCCAACTTCATCTTCTTCAAGAGGATCTTCGAGGCCTTCAAG CTGACAGACGATgtcaagaaggagaaggagaaagagccgGAAAAGGCAGAGAAGCCCGAGATGTCCATGCTGAGGAAGAAGGGCttcgaggaggagaagaaggacagcgatgacagtgatgat gagaTCCGTCCCGATGTGCCCAAGCTGTCGAAGAAGAAGCTGAGGCGGATGAACAGGCTGACGGTGGCTGAACTCAAACAG TTGGTGGCGCGCCCCGACGTGGTGGAGATGCACGACGTGACGGCCCAGGAGCCCAAGCTGCTGGTGCATCTGAAGGCCACGCGCAACACGGTGCCCGTGCCCCGCCACTGGTGCTTTAAGAGGAAGTACCTGCAGGGCAAGAGGGGTATCGAGAAGCCCCCCTTCGAGCTGCCCGAGTTCATCAAGAGGACCGGCATCCAGGAGATGAGGGAGGCCCTGcaggagaag GAGGATGCTAAAACCATGAAGACCAAGATGAGGGAGAAGGTTCGCCCCAAGATGGGCAAGATCGACATCGACTACCAGAAGCTCCACGACGCCTTCTTCAAGTGGCAGATGAAGCCCAAGCTCACCATCCACGGAGACCTGTACTACGAG gggaAGGAGTTCGAGACGCGTCTGAAGGAGAAGAAGCCTGGCGACCTCTCAGACGAGCTGCGCATCGCCCTGGGCATGCCTGTCGGACCT aACTCCCACAAGGTGCCTCCTCCCTGGCTGATAGCCATGCAGAGATACGGGCCCCCTCCATCCTACCCTAACCTCAAGATCCCTGGACTCAACTCTCCCATCCCAGAT aGCTGTTCGTTTGGCTACCATGCCGGGGGCTGGGGCAAGCCTCCGGTGGACGAGACAGGCAAGCCCCTTTACGGCGACGTGTTCGGAACCAACGCTGGAGAGTTCCAG GCGAAGGcggacgaggaggaggtggaccacACGCCCTGGGGCGAGCTGGAGCCCTCGGACGAGGAGTcgtcggaagaggaggaggaggaggagagcgacgaGGAGAAGCCCGACGAGACGGGCTTCTTCACTCCGGCTGACAG CGGCCTGATCACTCCCGGAGGGTTCACGTCGATCCCTGCCGGCATGGAGACCCCCGAGCTGATCGagctgaggaagaagaagatcgAGGAGGCCATGGACGG gaacgaGACTCCTCAGTTGTTCACCGTGCTGCCAGAGAGGAGAACGGGGTCTGTGGGAGGCGCCATGATGGCCTCGACACACATCTACGACGTCTCAGGG GCGGTGGCGGGCCGCAAGGCGGGGGGTGGGCAGGAGTCCCAGGGCGTGGAGGTGGCCCTGGCCCcggaggagctggagctggacccCCTGGCCATGACCCAGAAGTACGAGGAGCACGTCCGCGAGCAGCAGGcccaggtggagaaggaggacttCAGCGACATGGTGGCCGAGCACGCCGCCAAGCAAAAG CAAAAGAAGAGGAAGGCCCAGCCGCAGGACACACGAGGAGGAGCCAAGAAATACAAAGAGTTCAAGTTTTAG
- the LOC136967846 gene encoding phosphofurin acidic cluster sorting protein 1-like codes for MSERGGLQRTGGVPSPHMQPSKPVTISSNRPVHMNLYATWEVDRSSPSCVPRLFNLTLKKLIMLKELDKDLTSVVIAVKLQGSKRILRSNEILLSSAGLTETDLQLTFSLQYPHFLKRDANKLQIMLQRRKRYKNRTILGYKTLALGLINMAEVMQHPSEGAQVLGLHSQLKDAPVPVAEVRVYSLSSQPIDHEGPKVKMSDRSPDIDNYSEEEEESYSSEQEGSDDPIHGQYLDDEEDEVRKKKPRRKLQSSASITRQPNIKQKFVALLKRFKVSDEVRHLH; via the exons ATGTCGGAGCGCGGGGGGCTCCAGCGGACTGGAGGTGTTCCCTCCCCGCACATGCAGCCCTCCAAACCGGTCACGATCAGCTCGAACCGCCCGGTGCATATGAACCTTTACGCTACCTGGGAAGTGGATCGCTCCTCGCCAAGCTGCGTACCGAG GCTCTTTAACCTGACCCTCAAGAAGCTGATCATGCTGAAGGAGCTGGATAAAGATCTGACGTCTGTGGTCATAGCTGTCAAACTGCAG ggttCCAAGCGAATCCTGCGCTCCAATGAGAtcctgctgtcctctgcaggcctcacagagacagacctaCAGCTTACCTTCTCCCTGCAG tacccTCACTTCCTGAAGAGAGATGCCAACAAGCTCCAGATCATGCTGCAGCGTCGGAAGCGCTACAAAAACCGCACCATCCTGGGGTACAAGACCCTGGCCCTGGGCCTCATCAACATGGCTGAG gtgaTGCAGCACCCCAGTGAGGGGGCCCAGGTTCTGGGGCTCCACAGCCAGCTGAAGGACGCCCCTGTGCCCGTGGCCGAGGTCCGGGTCTACTCCCTCTCCAGCCAGCCCATCGACCACGAGGGCCCCAAGGTCAAGATGTCTG ATCGTTCTCCAGACATTGATAACTattccgaggaggaggaggagagctactCGTCAGAACAAGAGGGTAGTGACGACCCCATTCacggacag tatctggatgatgaggaagatgaggtgAGGAAGAAAAAGCCTCGAAGGAAGCTTCAGTCCAGTGCCTCCATCACCAGG CAACCCAACATCAAGCAGAAGTTTGTGGCGCTGCTCAAGAGGTTTAAAGTCTCTGACGAGGTACGCCACCTTCACTGA